The Styela clava chromosome 3, kaStyClav1.hap1.2, whole genome shotgun sequence genome includes the window AATGTGTTGATAAAGAACGTTACTGCGACAGATACCCAGATTGTAGGTATGTTGGGTAATTTCCTACCTTGATTCGGGCGCTAACAAACTAACTCTAAAATTGAGTTCATTCTATGTAGTGATGGAAGCGACGAAATTGTGTACAATGCCTCGATTCATACAGAGGAAGATGGTTATTCTTGCTACATGGATGAATGGCAATATCCAAATTGTCTACTTCCCGTAGGAGGACATCCGAATCCGCATAATTTTTGTGATCCCGGTGAGCATGCGTCATTGCTACAAATCCATGTTATGTTTAGTACATTGAAATGATAATGTTGCCTGGTGAGAGTTATGATCAAAGTATTCCGTGTATCGATATGTCTCCTATGAAGAATAACAGTTTCTACTGCCGTAATTATTAGGGGATTAAGGTGATATTGAAAATTATCCGGTTGCTTTCTGTACTTTGGCTACAACGTGCTATGAATTGTGCTTAATGGGTGCATTTTGCTCACATATTCAAGCCCTCATTTTTTTTACCTAACCTGGTCCATGtttatgtaaatatattttcgaATTGAAAGTTTTTTAAATCTATCGGGCATTACAGAAGCACATTGTGGTTCAGATGGGTTCTTATGCGAGGATGGAAAGCAGTGTATTCCAAAGACACAATATTGCAATTTGGAAAAAGACTGCAGGTATACATCTAATTGGGGTATCAACTAAATGTGTTAATCGACACGAGCTGTATTTACGTGTTCTTAGAAGAATTATTGTATGTCTATGCTGCTTACTATAACGCTTTTCATAAACATCAGCATATTGCCGTTTCCCATTCATCAGCTATTTCTCTTGGGCAACTGACCACATATCTGGTTAAATGAATAATCAATTTGTCAGGTTTTATTTTTGGTCATAAAAGGCATGATGATTATTAAATGATTATTGTGGTTAGAAGTGAAAAAAATTAGTACACAGATATTTGGTCAGTtcctacaaatatttttataaggGATGGAAGCGATGAAATTGTCTACGATTCGTCGATATTAAAACCAAATGATCACAGAGTTAAATGTAGAAGTTTTGCAAAAGTAGATCACTTCTGCTCATTAGGAgggaaatttgtttttgatgaagAGAATTACTGCAATTTAAAGGACACACCGCCTATTCAAGGTAAGCAGGGTTTATTGGAATTTTGTTAGAAGTTAAGATTCGCATGTAATTGAACATTTTACATATCACGATACCCGGAGAAAGTATTTACAATGCTCTTACAACTTTTCAACAGTTGCCTGCAAAGAAGGGTATTTCAGATGTTGGGATGGAAAAAAGTGCattcattttcataatttttgcgACGAAAGAGTTCACTGCGAGTAAGttctttgataaaataaaaatttggaaattgaaTGGAAATTTTTGTGTATCTCCTTATTTTATGCTGTCATGCTATTTATTCTTGCTTATTCTGATTCAGTGACCGAAGTGATGAAATATTGTTCGACTCAGAGATTCACACACCAGACAATGGAGTGTCGTGTCAAAACAAATATAGAGACAGATTCTGTTTTCTACCTCACGAATATGATTCTTCAAAGTATTGTTTCTCTATCGAATTTGATTGTCGTCCTGAATGGTTTGTCTGTGCCAGTGGAACTCAGTGTGTTCATAAAGAAGCATTTTGTGACGGACAACCCTATTGTCGGTAGGTTGTTCCTTTTGTGAAGTTTTTAATGTTTGTTCTACTGAAAGATAGAGGGAAATATTTATATCTTCATTTGTTGGTCATTGACTTCTCAGGTTTTCAATAATGTGTATCATTTGTTATACTTTTATTTCCCCTAGATTGACTGTCGTTGGCTGACGTCTGCAACAGTACTTTTCGGAGCAATTAATACTGTTTGCCATCTATACTATTTTTTTATACTTCTAACTGCTAGGCATTGACCATATATATGGTCATTATAAGGGTGCTATCAAAAGACTCTCATAcctgtttaattttgtttgattgCTAGTCATATTTATCAGATAAATGAACGTTCATTTCAACGCCTagattgaaattcaaaattactgaattaaacTATAATATAAATGCATTATTTCAGTGATGGAAGTGATGAAGTTTTGTACAATGATTCTATTCACACCGCCGATGATGGCGTTCCATGTCGAGGTTACCGAGATTTGACAAGAGTTTGTTTACTTCATAATTCTGTTGTTGACAGAGAAGAACACATATGTAATAAAGGTAGAgagttgaaatattttgaaaatattcaatttctgaAATTTCAGATATACTCAAAGATGAGATAAgtgattaaataaaaaatataagctgaataaatttttggcaaaattgaaattgatattttttaaatcagacAGAATTATTATATTTACTCAGTAGaagaatatttatgaaaaatctTGCATTTCAATCTAGACGtctaaatgtatatattaaaaatattattgtcatTTAAATACAATATTGACATTAATATGCATCTTTTtattgacaaaatgtatttttttttgtatctttgGATATGTTCAGAACGTGAGTGTCTAGTTGGAAACTTCAGGTGTTCCGATAAATCAGAATGTGTGAATAAAGAACGCTATTGCGACAGAAACCCAGATTGTAGGTATGTTGCAAAATTTTCTACACTGTAAAAATGTATACATTTTGCGGTTTCGACGTTATTTATCATTGAATTTATTCTCTGCAGCGATGGAAGTGACGAAATTGTATACGATGCCTCAATTCATACAGAGGAAGATGGGTATTCTTGTTACATAGGTGAATGGCAATATCCAAATTGTCTACTTCCCGTAGGAGGACATCCGAAACCGCATCATTTTTGTGACCCCGGTAAGCAGGCCTCATTGTTATAAATTCAATTCGAGTTTGgtgctttgataaaattttaatgGATGTTGATAGATACGATCAATAATTTTCGTGCACTATATGTGTCTTCTAAGCTAAAAGAATTTAAATCGACGCAATTATCATGGGGTTAAATTAATATAGTAGTACCCAGGAGCATTCTGTACTTGGCCACTAGTAGTGAAAGCATTTTGCTCGAATGTATGTCCCGATCTTAGCAATGTTATCCATTCTTATTTACACCTAATCGAATCCAAATTCAATTTCTACTATTAATTCATTTGTTATTACAGAAGTGGAATGTCCCTATGGATTCTTATGTGAGGATGGAAAGCAATGTATTCCAAAAACACAGTATTGCAATTTGGAGAGAGACTGCAGGTACTAACTTAGTTTACTATAATACAGCTTTGAGTGGTAACTGAATATTTTAGcatagttttaaaaatttcttcTTGTCTACGCTGCTAATCAAAATTTTCTCCAAACATCGGACTTTGACGGTATACTGTCCACCAAATTTCACCCTTTGTGAACAAGTGCGATTTTACGTTGATAAATATTCTGAAATTGTTTAACCTCATTATACACTTAAAATTATTATGTAATGATGCTAAGCTCATTACTATAAGTTTTTTTTCTCTCAAGGGATGGAAGCGATGAAATTGTCTACAATTCGTCAATATTAAAACCAAATGATCACAGAGTAAAATGTAGAAGTTTTGCAAAATTCGATCACTTCTGCTTATTAGgaggaaaatttgtttttgatgaagAGGATTACTGCAATTTAAACGACACACCGCCTATTCAAGGTAACCAGAATTTAttagaattttatttaaagtggAGATTTGCATGTAATTGAACATTTTACAAACCACGATACCTGGAGAATGCATTAACAATCTTCTTACAATTTTTCAACAGTTGCCTGCAAAGAAGGGTATTTCAGATGTTGGGATGGGAAAAAGTGCATcgattttcataatttttgcgACGAAAGAGTTCACTGCGAGTAAGTTCTTCAATAAGATAgaaattaaaagtttgaaaaataaaattgaaatttttgtgtaTCTCCTCATTTTATTTTGCCATCCTATTTATTCTTGTCTATTCTGATTCAGTGACGGAAGTGATGAAATATTGTTCGACTCAGATATTCACACACCAGACAACGGAGTGTCGTGTCAAAACAAATATAGAGACAGATTCTGTTTTCTACCTCACGAATATGATTCTTCAAAGTATTGTTTCTCTATCGAATTTGATTGTCGTCCTGAATGGTTTGTCTGTGCCAGTGGAACTCAGTGTGTTTATAAAGAAGTATTTTGTGATGGATATTCCAATTGTCGGTAGGTTGTTTCTTTTGTGAAGTTTTTAATGTTTGTTCTACTGAAAGATAGAGCGAAATATTTATGTCTCCATTTGTTGGTCATTGACTTCTTAGGTATTCAATAATGTGTATCACTTGTTATACCTTTATCTCCTCTAGATTAACTGTCGTTGGCTGATGTCTGCAACAGTATTTTTCGGAGCAATTGATACTGTTTGCCATCTATACTATTTTTTTATACTTCTAACTGCCAGGCAATGATCATATGGTCGGTAAAAGGGTGCTATCAAGAGTCTCATAcctgttaaattttgtttgattgctATTCATAGATAAGAACGTCCATTTTTCAACGTCtagattgaaatttgaaattacacaattaaattataatataaatgcATTATTTCAGTGATGGAAGTGATGAAGTTTTGTACAAAGATTCAATTCACACCGCTGGTGTACCATGTCGAGGTTATCAAGATTTGACAAGAGTTTGTTTACTTCATAATTCTGTTGTTGGCAGAGAAGAACACATATGTAATAAAGGTAGAAGATTGAAACATTTGGAAAAGATTTGATTTCTGTAATTTCAGATATACTCAAAGATGAGATAaatgattaaataaatatagttAAAAAATTTTGGCGACATTGAGTTTGATATATTTCTTAAATCAGACtgaattattatatttactCACTAGAAGTAGATTTATGAAAAATCTTACATCTTCATCGAATTCTAAA containing:
- the LOC120342772 gene encoding uncharacterized protein LOC120342772, with protein sequence MVKEFVFKICIFLWTVQVIQSGNFSPKQDDPIACKEGDFRCLDGKKCIPFHIFCDERAHCDDGSDEVLYNASIHTADDGVPCRGYEDLTRVCLLHNSVAEREEHICNKKRECLGGFFTCSDKSRCVDKERYCDGNPDCSDGSDEIVYNASIHTEEDGYSCYMDEWQYPNCLLPVGGHPNPHDWCDPEVNCSPDEFLCEDGKQCIPKTRYCNLEKDCRDGSDEIVYDSSILKPNDHRVKCRSFAKVDHFCLLGGKFVFDEEDYCNLNDTPPVQVACKEGYFRCLDGKKCINFFDFCDERVHCEDGSDEILFDSAIHTPDNGVSCQNKFRDRFCLLPPDYDSSKHCFSIEFDCLPEWFICASGTQCVYKESFCDGNSYCRDGSDEVLYNISIHTADDGVPCRGYEDLTRVCLLHNSVADREQHICNKERECLVGYFRCSDKSKCVDKERYCDRYPDCSDGSDEIVYNASIHTEEDGYSCYMDEWQYPNCLLPVGGHPNPHNFCDPEAHCGSDGFLCEDGKQCIPKTQYCNLEKDCRDGSDEIVYDSSILKPNDHRVKCRSFAKVDHFCSLGGKFVFDEENYCNLKDTPPIQVACKEGYFRCWDGKKCIHFHNFCDERVHCDDRSDEILFDSEIHTPDNGVSCQNKYRDRFCFLPHEYDSSKYCFSIEFDCRPEWFVCASGTQCVHKEAFCDGQPYCRDGSDEVLYNDSIHTADDGVPCRGYRDLTRVCLLHNSVVDREEHICNKERECLVGNFRCSDKSECVNKERYCDRNPDCSDGSDEIVYDASIHTEEDGYSCYIGEWQYPNCLLPVGGHPKPHHFCDPEVECPYGFLCEDGKQCIPKTQYCNLERDCRDGSDEIVYNSSILKPNDHRVKCRSFAKFDHFCLLGGKFVFDEEDYCNLNDTPPIQVACKEGYFRCWDGKKCIDFHNFCDERVHCDDGSDEILFDSDIHTPDNGVSCQNKYRDRFCFLPHEYDSSKYCFSIEFDCRPEWFVCASGTQCVYKEVFCDGYSNCRDGSDEVLYKDSIHTAGVPCRGYQDLTRVCLLHNSVVGREEHICNKDRECPVGYFICSDKSRCVEKERFCDRNPDCSDGSDEIVYNASRFIQMKMGILVTWENGNIQIVYFP